One genomic region from Prochlorococcus marinus CUG1433 encodes:
- a CDS encoding phosphoribosylformylglycinamidine cyclo-ligase, which translates to MDYKTSGVDIEAGREFVSEIKQAVEGTHTSNVIEGIGGFGGLFRIPIDSFKKPVLVSGTDGVGTKLELAQIKNFHFEVGIDLVAMCMNDIITSGAKPLFFLDYIATGKLDKEQLLQVVRGISYGCGENDCSLLGGETAEMPGFYSKNKYDLAGFCVGIVDEDKLINGKKVSENDLIIAFKSNGVHSNGFSLVRKIIQNNFQIDKEFEKIYQLNFYDELLKPTKIYNNVIHQILSENIEIKAMSHITGGGIPENLPRCIPSDFVPYIDTNSWEIPILFKFLREKGTIPEKDYWNTFNLGVGFCLIVDKQFKDAILNICKNHDIDSWEIGKIVRKKDSTVSKFLPEILT; encoded by the coding sequence ATGGATTACAAAACATCAGGTGTTGATATAGAAGCTGGGCGAGAATTTGTTTCCGAAATTAAACAGGCAGTTGAAGGAACTCATACATCTAATGTCATTGAAGGTATTGGCGGGTTTGGAGGTTTATTTAGAATTCCTATCGATAGTTTTAAAAAACCAGTGCTTGTTTCAGGTACTGATGGTGTTGGAACAAAATTAGAATTAGCCCAAATCAAAAACTTTCATTTTGAAGTTGGTATTGATTTGGTTGCTATGTGTATGAATGATATTATTACTAGCGGTGCAAAACCTTTATTTTTTCTTGATTATATTGCTACTGGCAAGCTTGATAAGGAACAATTATTGCAAGTTGTTCGAGGCATATCATATGGCTGCGGAGAAAATGACTGTTCATTACTAGGTGGCGAAACTGCTGAAATGCCAGGATTTTATTCAAAAAATAAGTATGATTTGGCAGGATTTTGTGTGGGAATAGTTGATGAGGACAAGCTTATAAATGGTAAAAAAGTATCAGAAAATGATTTAATAATTGCTTTTAAAAGTAATGGAGTGCATAGCAACGGCTTCAGTTTAGTAAGAAAAATAATTCAAAACAATTTTCAAATTGATAAAGAATTTGAAAAAATTTATCAATTAAATTTTTATGATGAGTTATTGAAACCTACAAAAATCTATAATAATGTTATTCACCAAATACTATCTGAAAATATAGAAATTAAAGCAATGTCTCATATTACAGGTGGTGGCATTCCAGAGAATTTACCCAGATGTATACCTTCTGATTTTGTACCTTATATAGATACAAATTCTTGGGAAATACCAATTTTATTTAAATTTTTGAGAGAAAAAGGAACGATTCCTGAAAAAGATTATTGGAATACTTTCAATCTTGGAGTAGGATTTTGCTTAATTGTTGATAAACAATTTAAAGATGCAATTTTAAATATATGTAAAAATCATGATATTGATAGTTGGGAGATTGGAAAGATAGTTCGAAAAAAAGATTCAACAGTTAGTAAATTTTTGCCTGAAATTTTAACTTGA